The proteins below come from a single Procambarus clarkii isolate CNS0578487 chromosome 54, FALCON_Pclarkii_2.0, whole genome shotgun sequence genomic window:
- the LOC138352720 gene encoding uncharacterized protein encodes MTSPQVKIKQHLDIVRDAATLLIFLSNLHQKILCKISHGQCIKDESMERINVYETETSVYETETTVYETETSVYETETSVYETETSVYETETSVYETETSVYETETSVYETETSVYETETSVYETETTVYETETSVYETETSVYETETSVYETETSVYETETSVYETETSVYETETSVYETETSVYETETSVYETETSVYETETSVYETETSVYETETSVYETETSVYETETTVYETETTVYETETSVYETETSVYIPSTYCQHTVNILSTSCQHPVNKI; translated from the exons ATGACGTCACCTCAGGTGAAGATCAAACAACATCTTGATATTGTCAGAGACGCTGCGACCTTGCTAATCTTCTTGTCCAATCTTCATCAAAAGATTCTTTGCAAGATCTCACACGGTCAATGCATTAAAGATGAAAGTATGGAGA GAATAAATGTTTATGAGACGGAAACATCTGTTTATGAGACGGAAACAACTGTTTATGAGACGGAAACATCTGTTTATGAGACGGAAACATCTGTTTATGAGACGGAAACATCTGTTTATGAGACGGAAACGTCTGTTTATGAGACGGAAACGTCTGTTTATGAGACGGAAACGTCTGTTTATGAGACGGAAACGTCTGTTTATGAGACGGAAACATCTGTTTATGAGACGGAAACAACTGTTTATGAGACGGAAACATCTGTTTATGAGACGGAAACATCTGTTTATGAGACGGAAacatctgtttatgagacagaaaCATCTGTTTATGAGACGGAAACATCTGTTTATGAGACGGAAACATCTGTTTATGAGACGGAAACATCTGTTTATGAGACGGAAACGTCTGTTTATGAGACGGAAACATCTGTTTATGAGACGGAAACGTCTGTTTATGAGACGGAAACGTCTGTTTATGAGACGGAAacatctgtttatgagacagaaacatctgtttatgagacagaaaCATCTGTTTATGAGACGGAAACAACTGTTTATGAGACGGAAACAACTGTTTATGAGACAGAAacatctgtttatgagacagaaaCATCTGTTTATATCCCCTCAACATACTGTCAACATACTGTCAACATACTGTCAACATCCTGTCAACATCCTGTCAACAAAATCTGA